Genomic window (Rutidosis leptorrhynchoides isolate AG116_Rl617_1_P2 unplaced genomic scaffold, CSIRO_AGI_Rlap_v1 contig289, whole genome shotgun sequence):
TATGTGTTTAAATTTTCGATTTGTTTCTTAGTTTTTCCATATATGTTGTTTATGTTGTTGTTTCTTTTCTTTGATGAAGCAAATGGGTATATGTATTTCGCTTGAtttttgaatttttgttttgtTTGAAATTATCGCAGACCATACCAGTTAACCCTAAACCGTTTCTGAACAATTTGACCGGAAAAACTGTCATCGTGAAGCTCAAATGGGGAATGGAATACAAAGGTGAGGTTTTCTGTTTTGGGGTTTCCCCTTCTTTATACTAATGGATGGATTTGGGATTTGctgattttataaaattatttGGTCATATATTGTTGGGATTTGGGAATTATCTTGAGCTTGATTTTGGTCGCTTTGCACTCACTCAGGTTTTCTTGCTTCGGTGGATTCCTACATGAATCTGCAGGTAAACCCTTTGTTTCTCTTTTACTTAATTAATATTGTAGTACTTTATTTCGTGTATTTGTATTTGTAGTGGCTCCATACCAATATGTTTGAGCTGAATCATCTTTTACTTATTTTCTTATGGTCAGTGAGCCGACCCTACTGCTATGTATTGTTTTAACTAGGGACATATGCTCGTATCTTGAAACTTGAGCAGGCTAGGCGCGATAGATAGTTTTCGTGTCTGTTTGAGCCTCTTTGATTGTACATTTGGTTTGCTAACATTTCGGAATTGCATATGCAGCTGGGTAATGCCGAAGAGTATATTGATGGGCAATTCACAGGAAATCTGGGTGAAATTCTGATCAGGTTTGTTTCTCAAAATTTGAGACTCCTTAATCCTTGCTAAATGTTTTTTTCTTCTGTACTAGATTTCTTTTCTCGTTTCAAAACACGAACTTTGTGTTAGGAACACTGTAAATGCTCAGAAACTCTGTAGTGAGACTTGTAGTGAGACTCTAGATACCCTTTTGATCGTTTATAAGCATACTGAGAAAAATTAGGTAGAGGTATGTTGTTCTTTAGGGTTACCGATGCTGTTGTTAGCTTGTCATTTCAGAATGGAGTCTGCTTTATACTCCCACACTAACCACTGCTTTAAGATACGGCTTCTTCTTAGTGCTTATGCTTCGAACCCCATAACTTTTTTTATCAACTTTTTTTAAAAGCTGTTGGTCATGATTCATGAGATTCTGCTGCTAGAGATTATATGCAATGTTTGAGTGGATCTCCTGCTCAGGTGTTAGGAGGGAGAAATGGAGACTTAAAAGCAGAAAACaaaaatcttatgaaagtaataatTGGTTTTATTTAAGGCATTGCCATGTTCGGCTTAACTACATGCTATGTATGGGTACTCGGTACAGTTTTGAAGAAATTTTAGTATCTAAATCCTGTTTGGTCGGACTGACTTCATATCTGGTTTGGTGAATATTCTATGCAGATGCAACAATGTTCTCTATCTTCGTGGTGTACCTGAGGACGAAGAAATAGAAGATGCTGACCGGGACTAGCAATTGTTATTATATCAAATCTGTAGTTCAGCTCCGAAAGCTGCTACATTGAATCATTACCAATCAAATCTTATCGTCAGACAGGACTTGAGCTTTGATTTTTATGTTAATGTAACAAAGACTATTGTAGTTCTACCTTGTTGGTTTTGAGTTGGTGTAACAAATTTGAATCAAACACATGACATGTTCTTTGAGAAAGTTATTCTGACTCCAAATTATGTGTTTCTGGTTGGAATGGAACTAATAGCTATATGCTCCCTTTTTTGAAATGAATGAAGTACTATTTTCAGCTTTGAATAGTTGTTACTCCTTCCATCCAAAATTAAATTAGATGTTAATTTAGAGAATTTCATataaatcaataaaatatattttttagttcattttttaatataattatgattGTATAAACTAAAAAATCTTCATAATGGATATGTGGGTGAAGATAGTGAAGTTTGTGAGGAATAGTATATGGAgatatgaagatgaagatgatgagggtATAATAAaaaaacataattaatgttttttAAATTTGTCAAAATTTATATTTGtgataaaaaaattatatttatattaacatttaatTTGATAcggaaaaaatattttaaaaagatatcTATTCGAAGAAGATAGAGGGAGTACTATATAAGCTACCAATTTTCGGACAATTGATTTGTACCAAAAGATTAAATTTTTTCCTGTAAATTCTAAAAAATCttgggtatatatatatacagtgaaATTAACTAGGCTATGTAATTAAAAATTCCAAAGGAAAGGGAAATGAAATTGGCCGAGTGAAAGCCGAAAGGCATACATAAACATCAATTATTCTGTAACTCTTTGTCTCCCTCTTCTTTTTCACACTGAAATTTTTCATGGAAACCCTCTATGCACAACACCCACCACAACAATTCTATCAAAAAACCATTTTTATGAACTCAGTGTTCATTTCCAAGCTTAAACCCAAAACCCTTTCATCGTTCTTCACTTCCTCCAATTTCAAGCTCCTTTGtactactactgctactactattAACAGTATTAGCGACGAAATCGTTACACGGCCCAAAAAGTCTCGTGTTTCGACAAGGGTTAAAGTTAAGATTACGGTAGCTGATGCTGGTGTTTTCAAAGAGAAATGGTTGGAATCTCTCTCTTACCCTTTGCCCCAGAAAGAGGAAGGGAGCGAGACTGACCCGAGTTCGAACAATGCGGGTTCGGACTGGGTTTTGGGTATTGACCCGGATGTTTCTGGTGCCTTGGCGGTGTTGAGACCTGATGACTCTGGCTGTTCTTGCTCTGCTCAGGTAAATTTCGGTCGCCTTTTAGTTTTGGTTTTTGGCTGTGGATATGAGAATGTTGTCTTTGTAGTGGCCTAACTAAGCTACTTTTTAAGTTTGCAAGGTTCAGAATTTTGAGGGAAAGTTTGTTTTTTTAGCTGTTGGTTAAGTTTAGAAAGGAAGTATAAGCTTTATTTCATTGTAGCTCGAGTTATAATGTTTGTAATTCCATTTCTGTTACGATTTTTTATCATTTGGGAAAGAGTTTTGGTCATGTAAATGGGGTTCGAAATGAGTTTTAAGCTACTGGTTGCATCGGTCTAGCTCTTGCTTGATCAGGATTTTACCTTGTTTACCTAAACTGGTGATAGTAGGTAATTCTTCATTTCACTTGAGAGGCCAAAGCTAATTGTTGTCGTTTTAATATCTCAACAGGTATTCGACTCGCCTTACTTGCGAATGCTGGTCGGAAAAAGTGTTCGAAAACGATTAGATGCCAAGTCTATTGTGCAGCTTATCCGAACTATAAATGCTCCGATCGGTATTCTCATATTTCTCTCTCTCTCCCCTTTCACAATTTATCTATCTATGTGTGTTACTGTGCAACAGCTATAATATGAAATGTCAAGTGTGGTTTTAGCCTCTGATATGTATCTTTTCTCGTGAGTTGAATGTACTTATGAACATAAATAATACTACATCCTTGGTCATCTCCTATAATATCTTTTatctgaatttttttatttttcccccaattttttaattattattcCAGGAACTACAGTTTATTTAGAACAATCAATCCCATTTCCAAAAGATGGGAAACAGGTTCGTGATTTCACTCTCTTAGACAGATTTTTTTGCTTGATTCTCCAATAAATTGGGAACCAAAGATCATTTGCTATTCTTTAATTCAAGGGATGGTGGAGTGGAGGATTCAACTATGGAATATGGATAGGGATATTAGTTGCGTCAGGGTTCACTGTTGTTCCGGTGCCATCCTTCACCTGGAAGAATGAGTTTAAACTCTCAGGACGAAGCTGCACAAAGGTTGTCCCTTTTATTTTATACGGAGTATGTTGTGTTGTGTGTCTGCTTATAAGTTTATGTTTCATTTCTTCTGTAAAATCTTAGAATAGCATTTTGGTGTTATTGACAGGATGATAATCGGAGGCTTGCATCGATGTTATTTCCATCATTGGATTCCCAACTGAAGAGGAAAAAGGACCATGGTAGTAGTTACCTAGCACATTTAAGAAGGAACGAAAAAACGAACATCTTTTTTAGTTCAACGGATGAATCCTCTTTAGCTTCTTATATAGTTATATTTGTTATATATGCAGGAAGAGCGGAGGCTCTACTAATTGCTGCGTATGGAAAAGGCCTTAAGCTCCCAACTGAGAATTCCTCAGAAGACGAAGAATCTTAGTTAAATTTGCTTTGAATGCTCCTATTTAGGGTATCATGATTACAACAAATCAATGGAGAAAGAAAGCTTCTCGTGTACTCGATAGCGTCTTCTCTGTGATTGATTCTCATGTAGATTGAAGAAGCTTCATTTGCTTTCATTCTTAACTCTCTTGGAAATCTCATTAGATTGTAAgttgtaattttattttaaattaactaaccATTCTTGATATTCAAACGAAGGTTATTTTTGCCATTTACGAAAGATGCTGCGTTGCCATACATGACATCAGCATATTAGTAACGTCTGTTTAACAAACTTAACGGCTAGGGAAAAAGTGTAGGTTTGAGAAGAACTTCGGGGGATCCTTACCACTTCTAAATACGAGAGGAAAAATAATTATATACGTCAAAACTCAGGGATCTTTTTGTATTTTATCATTCATTGTAAATTTTTATTTCGGACATGTCTATGTACACGCCAAAAATTACTAGCGTGTGAACTACTTATACAGAGATGGACGGATTTGCCCTCATTCACACAGCTATCTTTCAAGTAAAAGTTGCTTTGACGAAAAAGACCTTTTAAGCAGCATCCGATATTATATATAACAGTAAAAAGCAGACCAAAACTCTGGGTTTACAAAATATAAGAGTCACTACCATCTCCTTTTGGTCCTCAACGATAATAAAAGCAGACCGATGCAATACTGATGTTGTACATTGGATTTAGAATTTGCTAGTTGAGGTTGATCTCGTATATAACTCCTTCAAGATTTCCGACAACTGATCGGGTCCCGTCTACTTCATTTATCAGCATTCCGTGTCGAGCAGCTTCATTAAGAACCAACGCATCCATGCTGCAAAAGCAAGAAAAAAGGACTTGTTaatagaaaaaaagaaaaaaaccagAGGAAGATCCTACCAGCTACTGTTTTAAATTTCTttcaaatttaattaattaaacacATCACAATCAAACGAAACGAAATATGTATGATTAATCTTGATAAAACTTCTGTAAACCAAACGAAATATGCGAGAAAACACTTACACCTTAGCTCTTGATACATAACCAAGAATGAATTTTCGTTTTCCTTGCCCTCGGAGGAGTTGTTCTACAGTATCAAAAAGCAAAGGAACACTTGCCTGTTGGAAGCTTAATTATTGTCAAGGACATTTTCCGTAGAAAGAATTGATTTAAAAAAACATAGGGATAGGAAGCACGGATTCGGCATCTTACCAAAATATagcattaacaaaaaaaaaatgatttattaTCAAAAAATTTAAAAAACGATTTGACGAAATGCACGCTCTGATGATAGCAGTCGACAATCCGAGCATTTTAAGATTATAGAGCATAGATTGTATGAACCACAACACCAGCAATGTTTACAATCTAAATTTTGCATATTCTTATAACATGGTTCAAGTAATAATGTTTTTTGAAGGATATAAATATCAGCTCCAAGGACTAGATCGAAACCATCAGGGTACTTTTTTGAAATTTGGTTAATCTGATCAGTATTTCCCCACTCTAGCTTCTCCGCAGCTAATTCTGCAGACGAGATGTTAAAAAGACATCATCATCACAAATTTTTCTTTCAACCAATTATATTTTCCTCACCAGTATAATCGGAAGTTGCATGTAGGTCTATATTTTTCTTCAATATCTGAAAATATATAAACAAGATAGATAGTCAAACTTTAAAATTATCGAAAGAGAAAAATAACATTTGTTGGCGTTCCCAGCACATAAGTTTTTCTGGAGACCTTGCCTTGAGTACTTCGTCACTATGGTCAGTTAACACAACTTGACGGCAAAATCTGCTGCAAAGGACCCCCGTAATACCTATATTTCAAAATACAGAAATCAGTTATATATAAGCAAAGATGCCAGCAGTAAGTCTTTCAAGTCAAATATGATTCTGATAATGTAATTTTTCAAATAGCTTTCACTAGCAGATAAAATTATCCTTGAACATCAGCTGGAGCATAAACCCTCTCAATTTAAGCCTCCAACAGCCGA
Coding sequences:
- the LOC139882606 gene encoding probable small nuclear ribonucleoprotein F, with the protein product MEYKGFLASVDSYMNLQLGNAEEYIDGQFTGNLGEILIRCNNVLYLRGVPEDEEIEDADRD
- the LOC139882600 gene encoding Holliday junction resolvase MOC1, chloroplastic-like; translation: MDMWVKIVKFVRNSIWRYEDEDDEVFISKLKPKTLSSFFTSSNFKLLCTTTATTINSISDEIVTRPKKSRVSTRVKVKITVADAGVFKEKWLESLSYPLPQKEEGSETDPSSNNAGSDWVLGIDPDVSGALAVLRPDDSGCSCSAQVFDSPYLRMLVGKSVRKRLDAKSIVQLIRTINAPIGTTVYLEQSIPFPKDGKQGWWSGGFNYGIWIGILVASGFTVVPVPSFTWKNEFKLSGRSCTKDDNRRLASMLFPSLDSQLKRKKDHGRAEALLIAAYGKGLKLPTENSSEDEES
- the LOC139882602 gene encoding LOW QUALITY PROTEIN: uncharacterized protein (The sequence of the model RefSeq protein was modified relative to this genomic sequence to represent the inferred CDS: substituted 4 bases at 4 genomic stop codons) produces the protein MKREEEEEEIVCLESFFLNDDYRLTKFTFGSHVLELYCLQSASTDFDLTGQLVWPGAMLLNEYLSRNAQMLKGCSVIELGSGVGITGVLCSRFCRQVVLTDHSDEVLKILKKNIDLHATSDYTGEENIIGXKKNLXXXCLFNISSAELAAEKLEWGNTDQINQISKKYPDGFDLVLGADICFQQASVPLLFDTVEQLLRGQGKRKFILGYVSRAKVMDALVLNEAARHGMLINEVDGTRSVVGNLEGVIYEINLN